The sequence below is a genomic window from Vicinamibacteria bacterium.
AGGGCCTGTTCCTCGTCCACCTCAATCGCGGCCGTGAACATTTCGACTCCCGCAATTTTGCGGACGCGGCGGAGGAGCTCGAGGAGGCCAGACGTCTGCGACCGCAGGACGACTCGGTCCTGAATCTCCTCGGGCTCGCCTACTTCAAGCAGGAGAAGTACAAAGACGCCGAATCCGTCTATCGAAAGCTCATCGACCTGAACCCGAACTCGCCCACGCTCTACTTCAACCTGGGATTGATTTGCTTCAAGCTCGGCGACCTAGACCGGGCGGAGGCCACGTTCCTGAAGACTCTAGAGCTCAAGTCCGACAGTCAGAAGACGCACTTCTACCTGGGCAACGTCTACGAAAAGAAGAAACAGTACTACAACGCCATCTTCCAATACCGGAAGGCCGGCGCCAACATCATGGTAAAGCGGGTCCAGGAGAAGATCGACCACGAACGGCCACCGACGGAAGACCAGAATGACTTCATCATGGCGGCCCCGCCCTATAACGGAGATGACACCAAGCCGTCGCTTGTGGAAGACCATCGGGTGAGGACGGCCCCGGATCTCGACAGTGTCACCGTCGATCACATCGACAAGCGCAGATTCCTCTCGGCACTGCGCGAGGGCTTCGCTCCGCCCGCCGGATCGACGGACATGCAGCAGTCCTCCGCTTCCGCTCGGGATAGCGTCACCACCAAGCCGGACGCCGGACAGGTGGCCCATCTATGGACCGTCTCGGATGATCAGGAGGTAATCGTGGATCCGGGAGCCGAGCCCCGGGCGGAAAATGCGTCGCGCCCCCCACCTTCGACTGAGGGGACTCGCCTGCGGCTGTCGGAACCCATCCTTCAAGACGAGTCCCTCGCCGAGATGGCGCGGAACAAGGCGCCGACGAGCGCCAGCGACGTTCTATTCAGCGGGCGCACGGGTCCCCGTTTCCCCGCAAAGGAGCTCGCGCAAAACTACCGTTCGTCGGGAGAACGTTTTCGGGACGAGGACGACTCCGAGCTTTCCTGGCAGACCCTCGGCCCCGCCGAGCCTCACGTATACGCTCGCGGGCGCCGCAAAGACGACCTCTTCAGGTACCTCGAGTACAACCTCATGGAGGTCAACTTCTCGGGAAAGGTATTCATCAAGCTGGGCACGATCTACAGCTACAGCGGCAATCTCACGTTCTGGGTCAAGCCGCAGCGCGAGGAACGCGTGGCGCCCCTCGTCATCGTGAGCGGTACGGGGAAGCTCCTCTTGACCGATCGCCGACGTGAGATCAGTGTATTTCAAATAGAGAATGAGCAGATCTTCGTAGAGCCCTCGCACCTCCTTGCTTGTCAGGAAACGCTCACGCCGCGCTACGCGGTGGTCGAGAAGGATTCCGGAGGCAAGCCAGGTTTTCACGTGCTCATGATCGAGGGCACGGGGATGGTCGCGCTGTCCGTGGCCACCAGTCCGCTCGTGCTGACGGTGCAGCGCGAATACCCCGTCAACGTCGCGAGCTCGAGCCTGATTTCCTGGTCGGGAGATCTCACCCCAACGATCGTCGAGGACGAAGCCCTGGCCGAGATCATGCTCCCCGATCCCTCGAGTGGAATCAACCTGAGACTCGAGGGCGAAGGCCAGGTGATGGTCGAGAAGATAACTCGCCCGAGTTTTGACTAGATCCGAGGCTTACTGAAATCCTCGTCGCTCGAAGAGCACGCTCTGGCCATCTCGTCGCAACGTCGTGCTCTCCTCGCCGAACCTGGCAACCGCGTACTCCCGCATCGCTGCTTCGAACTCCCGCGCGTCGGAGGTCGTGT
It includes:
- a CDS encoding tetratricopeptide repeat protein, which encodes MANQFSTPFDQGLFLVHLNRGREHFDSRNFADAAEELEEARRLRPQDDSVLNLLGLAYFKQEKYKDAESVYRKLIDLNPNSPTLYFNLGLICFKLGDLDRAEATFLKTLELKSDSQKTHFYLGNVYEKKKQYYNAIFQYRKAGANIMVKRVQEKIDHERPPTEDQNDFIMAAPPYNGDDTKPSLVEDHRVRTAPDLDSVTVDHIDKRRFLSALREGFAPPAGSTDMQQSSASARDSVTTKPDAGQVAHLWTVSDDQEVIVDPGAEPRAENASRPPPSTEGTRLRLSEPILQDESLAEMARNKAPTSASDVLFSGRTGPRFPAKELAQNYRSSGERFRDEDDSELSWQTLGPAEPHVYARGRRKDDLFRYLEYNLMEVNFSGKVFIKLGTIYSYSGNLTFWVKPQREERVAPLVIVSGTGKLLLTDRRREISVFQIENEQIFVEPSHLLACQETLTPRYAVVEKDSGGKPGFHVLMIEGTGMVALSVATSPLVLTVQREYPVNVASSSLISWSGDLTPTIVEDEALAEIMLPDPSSGINLRLEGEGQVMVEKITRPSFD